The Sinomicrobium kalidii region CATCGCCCTGGAAATACAGCTAATAGAAAATGCAATGGAACAGGAAAAACTGCCTTTTACCGAAGTCAAAAATTAATTCACAAAAAAGAGATCAGCAGCAATACCGTCGGTAAGGAATTTGCCTTTGGGCGTTGCCTGCAAAACATCATCATAAAGGCTTAATGCCCCGTTTTTTATGTGCTTCCCGGCCTGTTTCAGCAGGTAATCCCGGTAAACCGTCCCGAAATCCTTTTCCACCCGGTGTACAGACACACCCCAAATGGTGCGCAAACCGGTCATTACATATTCATTATAACGGTCAATTCCCGTCAGTATCTCCGTCTCACAGGGCAATACTTTCTTGCCGATGGCCCTGATATACTTCGCATTATTGGCGATATTCCAGCTCCTGGCCCTGCCATCATAACTATGTGCGGACGGGCCGATGCCCAGGTACTTTTTTCCCAGCCAGTAGGCCGTATTGTTCCTGGAAAAGTATCCTTCCTTACCAAAATTGGAAAGTTCGTAGTGTACAAACCCCCCGGATTGAAGCGTTTCGGCCAATATGGCAAATTGTTCCCCCGCCTGCCCTTCATCCGGTGCCGAGGTTTTCCCCGTGCGGATAAACTTTTCCAATGCGGTTTTGGGTTCCACGGTAAGTGCATAGGCAGAAATATGCGGAATATTATAATGCAATGCCATTTTCAGGTTTTCCCGCCAGCGGATATTGTCCATCCCCGGAATCCCGTAAATAAGGTCTATGGTGATATTGTCAAAATACCGGGTAGCCACGGACAGGCATTCCCGGGCTTCCTCCGCATTATGGGCACGGTTCATCCATTTCAGGTCGGTATTAAAAAAGGACTGGATACCGATGCTCAACCGGTTTACCGGGGAAACAGCCAGTGCTTCGATCTTTTTTCCGGAAAGATCGTCCGGATTGGCCTCTAAAGTGATCTCCGGATTTTCTACGACTTTATAATGCGCATAAACCGTATTGATAAGTTCGGCTAATTCCTCCACTGCTAACAGAGAAGGGGTACCGCCCCCGAAATAGATGGTTTCCACGGCCTCGTCCCGGAATTCTTCTTTTCGCAGTTGCAATTCCTTTTGCAAGGCGCGTATCATCTCATCCTTTTTCGCGGTGGACGTGGAAAAGTGAAAATCGCAATAGTGACATGCCTGTTTGCAGAACGGTATGTGGATGTATATGCCTCCCATGCGTATGTTTCAAAATTCTATCCGGACTTTATTTTTTGACGCGACCTTCATTTTGTTTTACAAATGCACCCCAGCCGCTGTACCCTTTTTGTCCGGATGTTTTCCCGGAATTAAAAAAATGGCAGACCGCCGCCGCCAGA contains the following coding sequences:
- the hemW gene encoding radical SAM family heme chaperone HemW; this translates as MGGIYIHIPFCKQACHYCDFHFSTSTAKKDEMIRALQKELQLRKEEFRDEAVETIYFGGGTPSLLAVEELAELINTVYAHYKVVENPEITLEANPDDLSGKKIEALAVSPVNRLSIGIQSFFNTDLKWMNRAHNAEEARECLSVATRYFDNITIDLIYGIPGMDNIRWRENLKMALHYNIPHISAYALTVEPKTALEKFIRTGKTSAPDEGQAGEQFAILAETLQSGGFVHYELSNFGKEGYFSRNNTAYWLGKKYLGIGPSAHSYDGRARSWNIANNAKYIRAIGKKVLPCETEILTGIDRYNEYVMTGLRTIWGVSVHRVEKDFGTVYRDYLLKQAGKHIKNGALSLYDDVLQATPKGKFLTDGIAADLFFVN